GGCCCACCGCGCTGGGTTCGTGTCCGACGAGGGAGCCAGGCGTTCACTGCTGCCACCACGGTGGCAACAGGGTGGCGGTACTCCGTGCGTCTCACCTCAACCGGGACGCACACGATGTTCACGCTTTCAATCAACTGGCTCGCTGCCCTCCTCTCGACCGTGGCGCTGCAGGTGCTCGGCGCCGCCTGGTACATGGGGGTCATCCCGAAGCCCTATGCGCTGGCGCTCGCGCGCACCGACCTGGTGGGCCGCAAGCCGGAGCCGCTCTTCATCTGGGGTCCGTCGGTCTGCGGACTCGTGGTGACGCTGACGAACGCGGTCCTGCTGCGCTCGTTCCACATCGACACGATGGCGGACGCGCTCGCCTTCGGCGTCATCAGCGGACTCGGCTATCTCGTCGCCACCGTGTTCAACGTGGCCATCAACCCGAACATGCCCAGGCCACTGTTCTACGGGGCCATCAACGCGCCCTACTTCCTGGTCAGCAACCTCGTGAGCTGCGCTATCCTCACCGCCATGGCGTAGCGCGGAGGACGCATGCGACGCGCGGACCGGCTGTTCGAGATTCTTCAGGTGCTGCGACGGGCCAAGGGTCCGCTGACGGCCAGCGCCATCGCCGAGAGACTCGAGACCAGTCAGCGCACCGTGTACCGGGACCTCGCGGCCCTGATGGCGCGCCGCGTGCCGATTCGGGGAGAAGCAGGGGTCGGCTACGTGCTCGAGCGCGGCTTCGACCTCCCGCCGCTGATGCTGACGCCGAGCGAAATCGAGGCGGTGGTGCTCGGCACCCAGTGGGTCGCGGCCAACGCGGACAAGACGTTGTCGGCGGCGGCGGCGGGCGTGTTGGCGAAGGTCGCCGCCATCGTCCCGGAGCACCTGCGCGAGCTGGTCGACGACCCGGTGGTGGGGACGCCACCGACGAGGCGGAGTCACCCGGACGGAACCGTCGACCTCGGCCGGCTGCGGGAGTGGTCACGCAAGCAACTGAAGCTCCACATCCACTACACCGACGCGGAGGGGCTCACGAGCAAGCGCACGGTGTGGCCCATCCTCGTGGGCTACGTGACGGGCGTCCGCGTGCTCATCGCCTGGTGTGAGCTGCGGCGCGACTTCCGGTACTTCAGGACGGAGCGCTTGCTCAGCGTGGACTTCCTCGACACGCCCTACCCCGAGCGCCGCGCCGCCTTGCGCAGACGCTGGGAGGCCCAGCTGGACCTCGCGAAGTAGAACAAGCCTCTCCCCCACGCATGCCGCCGCACCGTGAACCAGGCCACGGCGCGGTGACATCGAGTGGCTCAGCAGTAGGTCACGCAGAGGTGAGAGGTGCAG
This genomic interval from Myxococcus guangdongensis contains the following:
- a CDS encoding DUF1761 domain-containing protein, producing MFTLSINWLAALLSTVALQVLGAAWYMGVIPKPYALALARTDLVGRKPEPLFIWGPSVCGLVVTLTNAVLLRSFHIDTMADALAFGVISGLGYLVATVFNVAINPNMPRPLFYGAINAPYFLVSNLVSCAILTAMA
- a CDS encoding helix-turn-helix transcriptional regulator yields the protein MRRADRLFEILQVLRRAKGPLTASAIAERLETSQRTVYRDLAALMARRVPIRGEAGVGYVLERGFDLPPLMLTPSEIEAVVLGTQWVAANADKTLSAAAAGVLAKVAAIVPEHLRELVDDPVVGTPPTRRSHPDGTVDLGRLREWSRKQLKLHIHYTDAEGLTSKRTVWPILVGYVTGVRVLIAWCELRRDFRYFRTERLLSVDFLDTPYPERRAALRRRWEAQLDLAK